A genomic segment from Nicotiana sylvestris chromosome 1, ASM39365v2, whole genome shotgun sequence encodes:
- the LOC104223877 gene encoding uncharacterized protein isoform X1 — MIKEGVGGTESVEAGEMGDEKVKNEAMEIMGMFQVLPRLVVFDLDYTLWPFYCECRSINEKPSMYPQAKGILHALKDKGVNVAIASRSPTPDIANAFLKKLGIKSMFVAQLTSWQPLFTWSRSGNSRLEERKTKKIEIFSSWTHKTEHFQKINRKTAVPYNDMLFFDDENRNIQAVLKMGVTSILVGKGVNLGAFRQGLSEFVQNSASVEKNKERWRKFSKEPGSSKSDT; from the exons atgATAAAAGAGGGTGTTGGCGGCACGGAAAGCGTGGAGGCGGGAGAGATGGGAGACGAAAAGGTGAAGAATGAAGCAATGGAGATAATGGGAATGTTCCAAGTGCTGCCTCGTCTCGTCGTCTTCGATCTCGATTATACTCTCTGGCCTTTTTATTG TGAATGCCGCTCCATAAATGAAAAACCATCTATGTATCCTCAGGCCAAAGGTATCTTACATGCCCTCAAGGACAAGGGAGTTAATGTTGCTATTGCCTCACGATCACCCACTCCAGACATAGCAAACGCTTTCCTTAAAAAATTGGGGATAAAATCAATGTTTGTAGCTCAG TTGACTTCCTGGCAACCCCTCTTTACATGGTCGAGGAGTGGGAATAGTAGGTTGGAAGAgagaaagacaaagaaaata GAGATATTCTCCAGTTGGACACATAAGACAGAACACTTTCAGAAAATCAACCGGAAGACGGCGGTGCCCTATAATGACATGCTGTTTTTTGATGATGAAAATCGGAACATACAGGCG GTTTTAAAAATGGGTGTCACAAGCATATTAGTGGGCAAAGGGGTAAATTTAGGTGCTTTCAGGCAAGGACTCTCCGAGTTTGTTCAGAATTCTGCTTCAGTGGAAAAGAACAAAGAACGATGGCGCAAATTCTCaaaagaaccaggttcatctaaaAGCGACACATAA
- the LOC104223877 gene encoding uncharacterized protein isoform X2 produces MIKEGVGGTESVEAGEMGDEKVKNEAMEIMGMFQVLPRLVVFDLDYTLWPFYCECRSINEKPSMYPQAKGILHALKDKGVNVAIASRSPTPDIANAFLKKLGIKSMFVAQEIFSSWTHKTEHFQKINRKTAVPYNDMLFFDDENRNIQAVLKMGVTSILVGKGVNLGAFRQGLSEFVQNSASVEKNKERWRKFSKEPGSSKSDT; encoded by the exons atgATAAAAGAGGGTGTTGGCGGCACGGAAAGCGTGGAGGCGGGAGAGATGGGAGACGAAAAGGTGAAGAATGAAGCAATGGAGATAATGGGAATGTTCCAAGTGCTGCCTCGTCTCGTCGTCTTCGATCTCGATTATACTCTCTGGCCTTTTTATTG TGAATGCCGCTCCATAAATGAAAAACCATCTATGTATCCTCAGGCCAAAGGTATCTTACATGCCCTCAAGGACAAGGGAGTTAATGTTGCTATTGCCTCACGATCACCCACTCCAGACATAGCAAACGCTTTCCTTAAAAAATTGGGGATAAAATCAATGTTTGTAGCTCAG GAGATATTCTCCAGTTGGACACATAAGACAGAACACTTTCAGAAAATCAACCGGAAGACGGCGGTGCCCTATAATGACATGCTGTTTTTTGATGATGAAAATCGGAACATACAGGCG GTTTTAAAAATGGGTGTCACAAGCATATTAGTGGGCAAAGGGGTAAATTTAGGTGCTTTCAGGCAAGGACTCTCCGAGTTTGTTCAGAATTCTGCTTCAGTGGAAAAGAACAAAGAACGATGGCGCAAATTCTCaaaagaaccaggttcatctaaaAGCGACACATAA
- the LOC104223876 gene encoding terpineol synthase, chloroplastic-like isoform X2, whose amino-acid sequence MVPKSCNISNAQAAPLRRSGNYQPSIWEYTQIRSLKNRYSGEKFIRRRDELKMEVKIMLSDRNMKPLDQLEIIDNLQRLGLSYNFEDEIYSILNYVCDKISKSNGDLYAKALSFRLLRQHGFNISQEIFDGLSETHTEDTKGMLYLYEASFLATEGESELEQARNWTEKHLREYLENKNNNQNVAELVHHALELPLHWRMLRLEARWFINFYKKRQDTIPLLLELAILDFNIVQAAHIQDLKYVARWWKETGLAENLPFARDRLVENFFWTIGVNFLPQYGYFRRISTKVNALITTIDDVYDVFGTLDELQCFTHAIQRWNADDLPDNMKMCYFALDNFINEVACDALIVPYLRNAWTDLCKSYLREAKWYFSKYIPTMEEYMDNAWISISAPVILVHAYFLIANPVNKEALHYLKNYHDIIRWSALILRLANDLGTSSEELKRGDVPKSIQCYMNEKKVCEEDARQHIKLLISETWKKLNEAHNVAAHPFPKMFVTSAMNLARMAQCMYQHGDGHGGQNSETKNRIIALLFESIPPAHQLKAFSNI is encoded by the exons ATG GTTCCAAAATCCTGCAATATTTCTAATGCTCAAGCTGCCCCTCTTAGACGATCTGGAAATTATCAGCCTTCTATTTGGGAGTATACTCAAATTCGATCATTGAAGAACCGATATTCG GGCGAGAAATTTATCAGACGACGCGATGAGCTGAAGATGGAAGTCAAGATTATGCTTAGTGATCGTAACATGAAGCCATTGGATCAGTTAGAGATTATCGATAATTTGCAAAGACTTGGATTATCCTATAACTTTGAGGATGAAATATACAGCATTCTGAATTACGTATGTGACAAAATTAGCAAAAGTAACGGAGATTTGTATGCTAAAGCTCTTTCATTTAGGCTCTTGAGACAACACGGGTTTAACATTTCACAAG AAATATTTGATGGTCTTAGTGAAACTCACACTGAGGATACAAAGGGAATGCTATATTTGTACGAAGCTTCTTTTCTTGCAACAGAAGGTGAGAGTGAATTGGAGCAAGCAAGAAATTGGACTGAAAaacacttgagagaatatttggaaaataaaaataataaccaaaATGTGGCTGAATTAGTGCACCATGCTTTGGAACTTCCATTGCATTGGAGGATGTTGAGATTAGAGGCAAGGTGGTTCATCAATTTTTACAAGAAAAGACAAGACACGATTCCTTTATTGCTTGAGCTGGCTATCCTTGACTTCAACATTGTTCAAGCAGCTCATATTCAAGACCTAAAATATGTGGCAAG GTGGTGGAAAGAAACAGGTTTAGCAGAGAATCTGCCATTTGCTAGGGATAGATTAGTGGAGAATTTCTTTTGGACAATTGGAGTAAATTTCCTTCCTCAATATGGATACTTCAGAAGAATTTCCACAAAGGTAAATGCTTTAATAACCACAATAGACGATGTATATGATGTTTTTGGTACTCTGGATGAACTACAATGCTTCACTCATGCCATTCAAAG ATGGAATGCCGacgacctcccagacaatatgaAGATGTGTTATTTTGCACTTGACAACTTTATTAATGAAGTGGCTTGTGATGCTCTCATTGTACCCTATCTAAGAAATGCG TGGACAGATTTGTGCAAATCTTACTTAAGAGAAGCAAAGTGGTACTTTAGCAAGTATATTCCAACCATGGAAGAATACATGGACAATGCCTGGATTTCGATATCAGCTCCAGTTATATTAGTACATGCCTATTTCCTCATTGCTAACCCTGTAAACAAGGAGGCTTTGCATTACTTAAAGAATTACCATGACATAATTCGTTGGTCAGCCTTGATTTTGCGGCTCGCGAATGATTTAGGAACATCATCG GAAGAGTTGAAAAGGGGTGATGTACCCAAATCAATACAATGTTACATGAACGAAAAGAAAGTTTGTGAAGAAGATGCTCGACAacatattaagcttttgattagTGAGACGTGGAAGAAACTGAACGAAGCTCATAATGTAGCAGCACACCCCTTCCCTAAGATGTTTGTTACGAGTGCTATGAACCTAGCAAGAATGGCACAATGCATGTACCAGCATGGTGATGGCCATGGCGGCCAGAATTCTGAGACTAAAAATCGCATCATAGCATTGCTCTTTGAATCTATTCCTCCAGCTCACCAACTAAAAGCCTTTTCTAATATTTGA
- the LOC104223876 gene encoding terpineol synthase, chloroplastic-like isoform X1 codes for MVMATIISASIISKPILIWTLQVPKSCNISNAQAAPLRRSGNYQPSIWEYTQIRSLKNRYSGEKFIRRRDELKMEVKIMLSDRNMKPLDQLEIIDNLQRLGLSYNFEDEIYSILNYVCDKISKSNGDLYAKALSFRLLRQHGFNISQEIFDGLSETHTEDTKGMLYLYEASFLATEGESELEQARNWTEKHLREYLENKNNNQNVAELVHHALELPLHWRMLRLEARWFINFYKKRQDTIPLLLELAILDFNIVQAAHIQDLKYVARWWKETGLAENLPFARDRLVENFFWTIGVNFLPQYGYFRRISTKVNALITTIDDVYDVFGTLDELQCFTHAIQRWNADDLPDNMKMCYFALDNFINEVACDALIVPYLRNAWTDLCKSYLREAKWYFSKYIPTMEEYMDNAWISISAPVILVHAYFLIANPVNKEALHYLKNYHDIIRWSALILRLANDLGTSSEELKRGDVPKSIQCYMNEKKVCEEDARQHIKLLISETWKKLNEAHNVAAHPFPKMFVTSAMNLARMAQCMYQHGDGHGGQNSETKNRIIALLFESIPPAHQLKAFSNI; via the exons ATGGTAATGGCGACAATCATCTCTGCATCAATTATTAGCAAACCAATTTTAATTTGGACATTACAGGTTCCAAAATCCTGCAATATTTCTAATGCTCAAGCTGCCCCTCTTAGACGATCTGGAAATTATCAGCCTTCTATTTGGGAGTATACTCAAATTCGATCATTGAAGAACCGATATTCG GGCGAGAAATTTATCAGACGACGCGATGAGCTGAAGATGGAAGTCAAGATTATGCTTAGTGATCGTAACATGAAGCCATTGGATCAGTTAGAGATTATCGATAATTTGCAAAGACTTGGATTATCCTATAACTTTGAGGATGAAATATACAGCATTCTGAATTACGTATGTGACAAAATTAGCAAAAGTAACGGAGATTTGTATGCTAAAGCTCTTTCATTTAGGCTCTTGAGACAACACGGGTTTAACATTTCACAAG AAATATTTGATGGTCTTAGTGAAACTCACACTGAGGATACAAAGGGAATGCTATATTTGTACGAAGCTTCTTTTCTTGCAACAGAAGGTGAGAGTGAATTGGAGCAAGCAAGAAATTGGACTGAAAaacacttgagagaatatttggaaaataaaaataataaccaaaATGTGGCTGAATTAGTGCACCATGCTTTGGAACTTCCATTGCATTGGAGGATGTTGAGATTAGAGGCAAGGTGGTTCATCAATTTTTACAAGAAAAGACAAGACACGATTCCTTTATTGCTTGAGCTGGCTATCCTTGACTTCAACATTGTTCAAGCAGCTCATATTCAAGACCTAAAATATGTGGCAAG GTGGTGGAAAGAAACAGGTTTAGCAGAGAATCTGCCATTTGCTAGGGATAGATTAGTGGAGAATTTCTTTTGGACAATTGGAGTAAATTTCCTTCCTCAATATGGATACTTCAGAAGAATTTCCACAAAGGTAAATGCTTTAATAACCACAATAGACGATGTATATGATGTTTTTGGTACTCTGGATGAACTACAATGCTTCACTCATGCCATTCAAAG ATGGAATGCCGacgacctcccagacaatatgaAGATGTGTTATTTTGCACTTGACAACTTTATTAATGAAGTGGCTTGTGATGCTCTCATTGTACCCTATCTAAGAAATGCG TGGACAGATTTGTGCAAATCTTACTTAAGAGAAGCAAAGTGGTACTTTAGCAAGTATATTCCAACCATGGAAGAATACATGGACAATGCCTGGATTTCGATATCAGCTCCAGTTATATTAGTACATGCCTATTTCCTCATTGCTAACCCTGTAAACAAGGAGGCTTTGCATTACTTAAAGAATTACCATGACATAATTCGTTGGTCAGCCTTGATTTTGCGGCTCGCGAATGATTTAGGAACATCATCG GAAGAGTTGAAAAGGGGTGATGTACCCAAATCAATACAATGTTACATGAACGAAAAGAAAGTTTGTGAAGAAGATGCTCGACAacatattaagcttttgattagTGAGACGTGGAAGAAACTGAACGAAGCTCATAATGTAGCAGCACACCCCTTCCCTAAGATGTTTGTTACGAGTGCTATGAACCTAGCAAGAATGGCACAATGCATGTACCAGCATGGTGATGGCCATGGCGGCCAGAATTCTGAGACTAAAAATCGCATCATAGCATTGCTCTTTGAATCTATTCCTCCAGCTCACCAACTAAAAGCCTTTTCTAATATTTGA
- the LOC104223878 gene encoding terpineol synthase, chloroplastic-like: protein MDVAISTNVWMLHMATSKIPPPPAATCLISSFSREKPSLVSKASCLSTAAAGRSMKTEPSPNQYSAISSSDQNLSRRSGNYQPTTWDFEYIQSIHNDYAGDKYMKHFNELKEEMKKIIMAEGLEELEKLELIDNLQRLGVSYHFRDEIMQILSSINQHSTSADSLYATALKFRLLREHVFHISQDIFNNFKDENDNLKQSICNDTKGLLQLYEASFLATETETTLNYATRFTTTHLKNYVDNHCGDEENLMVALVQHALELPRHWMMPRLETEWYLSIYERMSSSNPLLLELAKLDFNIVQAAHQKDLRILSRWWKSTYLAEKLSFSRDRVVEAFFWTVGLLFEPQYSYCRRMLTKVIVFIVVLDDIYDVFGTLDELEIFTDAVERWDIKAMEQLPDYMKICYLALFNSTNEMAYDILKEKGINVLPYFTRQWADLCKAYLQEARWYYKGYKPTLEEYIDNAWISIATPLILVHAFFFVTNPITKEALESLNKYPDIIRRCAIINRFLDDLGTSSEELKRGDVSKSIQCFMNEKGVSEEEAKEGIRILIKETWELMNKDQMEELLFSETFIGIALNFSRASHCMYQHGDGHGIQNSHIINRISKLLFEPITIL from the exons ATGGACGTGGCAATATCTACCAACGTATGGATGCTGCACATGGCCACCTCCAAAATACCTCCGCCACCAGCAGCTACTTGTTTAATTTCCTCTTTCAGCCGAGAAAAGCCGTCACTTGTATCAAAAGCCAGCTGCCTCTCTACCGCAGCTGCAGGCCGCAGCATGAAAACTGAACCATCACCTAATCAGTACTCTGCTATTTCATCTTCAGATCAAAATCTCTCTAGACGTTCAGGGAATTACCAACCTACCACGTGGGATTTTGAGTATATTCAGTCCATACACAATGATTATGCG GGAGATAAGTATATGAAGCATTTTAACGAACTGAAGGAGGAAATGAAGAAGATAATAATGGCTGAGGGATTAGAAGAATTAGAGAAGTTGGAGCTGATTGATAATTTGCAAAGGCTTGGAGTAAGTTACCACTTCAGGGACGAAATTATGCAAATTTTGAGCAGCATAAACCAGCACAGTACTTCAGCAGATTCATTATATGCCACAGCTCTGAAATTTAGGCTCTTGAGAGAACatgtatttcatatctctcaaG ATATATTCAACAACTTCAAGGACGAAAATGACAATCTCAAGCAAAGTATTTGTAACGATACAAAAGGTTTGTTACAATTATATGAAGCATCATTTCTCGCTACAGAGACTGAAACCACTTTAAACTATGCCACAAGATTCACGACGACACATCTAAAGAATTATGTTGACAATCATTGTGGTGATGAAGAAAATCTAATGGTCGCATTAGTACAACATGCCTTGGAACTTCCTAGGCATTGGATGATGCCAAGATTAGAGACAGAGTGGTATTTAAGCATTTATGAGAGAATGTCAAGTTCTAATCCTCTGTTGCTTGAGCTTGCTAAGTTGGACTTTAACATTGTTCAAGCAGCACACCAAAAAGATTTGAGAATTCTATCGAG GTGGTGGAAGAGCACATATTTAGCAGAGAAGTTGTCATTTTCAAGGGATAGAGTAGTGGAGGCTTTCTTTTGGACAGTGGGGTTACTATTTGAGCCTCAATACAGCTACTGCAGAAGAATGTTAACAAAGGTTATAGTTTTTATTGTAGTCCTAGATGATATTTATGATGTTTTTGGCACTCTTGACGAGTTGGAAATCTTTACTGATGCTGTTGAAAG ATGGGATATAAAAGCAATGGAGCAGCTTCCAGACTATATGAAAATATGTTACCTTGCACTCTTCAACAGTACCAATGAAATGGCGTATGATATTCTCAAAGAGAAAGGGATCAATGTCCTACCCTACTTTACAAGACAA TGGGCAGATTTATGCAAAGCTTACTTACAAGAAGCAAGATGGTACTACAAAGGGTATAAGCCAACTCTGGAAGAATACATAGATAATGCATGGATTTCAATTGCAACTCCTTTGATATTAGTCCATGCATTCTTCTTTGTCACCAATCCAATTACAAAAGAGGCATTGGAGTCCTTAAACAAATATCCTGACATAATTCGTCGGTGTGCTATAATTAATCGTTTTCTTGATGACTTGGGGACATCATCG GAAGAGTTAAAAAGGGGTGATGTTTCCAAGTCAATTCAATGTTTTATGAATGAGAAGGGTGTTTCCGAAGAAGAGGCAAAAGAAGGAATTAGAATTTTGATAAAGGAGACATGGGAACTGATGAACAAAGACCAAATGGAAGAGCTACTATTTTCTGAAACATTTATTGGGATTGCATTAAATTTTTCAAGAGCATCACACTGCATGTATCAGCATGGAGATGGGCATGGAATTCAAAATTCTCACATCATAAATCGGATTTCCAAACTACTTTTTGAGCCTATCACAATTCTATAG